The following nucleotide sequence is from Saccharothrix texasensis.
GACCGACTACGGCAAGGTGGCCGACGACGAGGTGTTCTTCACCTTCGACAAGGTCTACTCCAAGCACTGGGTGCTCTACAACCAGCTCAGCACGATCACGCCGCTGCCCAGGGCGTGGGACCGGACCGACGCGGGCCCGGCGAACGCCTCCGGCGACCTCGCCGACGTCGAGGCGGTCTACGAGTACCTGATGGCGCAGCAGGGCAACATCGTCGACGAGGGCAACGCCCACCGCACCAAGTGGGCCGACAGCCCCATCTGGAGCATCGTGAGCGGCCCGTGGCGGCTCAAGAGCTACACGCTGGAGGGCGTGGTCACGTTCGTGCCCAACGAGCACTACTCGGGCCCGAACAAGCCGTACCTGGACGAGTTCCGCCAGGTGCCGACGTTCTCCGACGAGGAGCAGTACGAGATGCTGAAGGCGGGCCCGGACGCCGAGAACGGCATCCAGGTCGGCTACCTGCCGCTGAGCTTCGCCACGGAGCCGGCGATCGACCCGGTGGTCGGCGGGCCGAACCCGCTGACCGAGTACACGATGTTCCCGCAGTCGGCGTTCTGCATCCGGTACATCTCGCTGAACTTCAACAACCCGACCGTGGTCGGCAAGATGTTCGCGCAGACCTACATCCGCCAGGCCCTGCAGTCCTCCCTGGACCAGGACACCGCGGTGCGCGACATCTACCAGGGCTACGCGTACCGGCAGAACGGCCCGGTGCCGATGTACCCGAAGACCGACTACGTCTCGCCGCGCCAGCGCGAGGGCGCGTGGCCGCTGCCGTTCTCCCCCGGGAACGCCAAGGCGCTGCTGGAGGCGAACGGCTGGGACACCAGCGTCACGCCCGCGGTGTGCGTGCGGCCGGGAACGGGTCCGGGCGAGGCGGGCGCGGGCATCCCGGCGGGCACGAAGCTGTCGATCCTGCTGCGCTACGTCGAGGGCCGCCCGGCGCTGACCCGGGTGATGGAGAACTTCCGCGACGCCGCCGCGGAGGCGGGCATCGAGCTGCGGCTCGAAGAGGTGTACGGCTCGATCCTCGTGGCCGAGGACGGCCCGTGCGAGCCGACCGCCACCACCCCGTGCACGTGGGAGATGTGCTGCTGGAACGGCGGCTGGGCCTACCACCACCCGACCGGCGAGATCCTGTTCTCCACCAAGGCGGGCGGCAACTTCGGCTTCTACACCGACCCGAAGGCCGACGAGCTGATCGAGCGCACCGTCACCAGCGACGACCTGGACGTGCTCTACGAGTACCAGGACTACATCGCCAACGAGGTGCCGGTCATCTTCACGCCGAACTTCCCGATCCGGCTGTTCGAGGTCGCCAACACCCTCGGCGGGTTCGGGCCGATCAACCCCTACGGGATGATCAACCCGGAGAACTGGTACTACCGCGACTGATCCCCCGCGGCGCGGGGCCGCACCGGTCCCGCGCCGCCTCTCCACCGCTCAACAGGGGGTCCACCCGTGGTCCTGTCCGCCGCGCCGCCGAGCACGCTCGGGGCGCACCCGTTGCTCATGTTCCTGCTCCAGGTCGCCGTGCTCCTGGGCGTGGCCCTCGTGCTCGGGCGGCTCGCCGTCCGGCTCGGGATGCCCGCCGTCGTCGGCGAGCTGGCCTCCGGCGTCGTGCTCGGGCCGTCCCTGCTCGGCACGTTCGCCCCGGTGTTCGACGACCCCGCGCAACTGCACCTGCTCGACGCCGTCGGCCAGTTCGGGGTGCTGCTGCTGGTGGGGTTCACCGGCATGCACCTCGACCTCGGCCTGGCGCGCCGGCAGCGCCGGGCCGCCACCTGGGTCGGCGCGGGAGGGCTGCTCCTGCCGCTGGCGCTCGGCGTCGGCGCCGGGTTCCTCTTACCCGCCGCCATGCTCGGCCCGGCGGCGGACCGGCCGGTCTTCGCCCTGTTCCTGGGCGTGGCGGTGTGCGTGAGCGCCATCCCGGTGATCGCCAAGGTGCTGCTGGAGATGAACCTGCTGCACCGCGACATCGGGCAGCTCACCGTGACCGCCGCCGCCGTGGACGAC
It contains:
- a CDS encoding ABC transporter substrate-binding protein, with the protein product MTSASTITAGTDATPRKGGVVTWACAPGFPPAVIFPFTPAERMGTRNILEFQALMYRTLYYFGSDGTPNVDYAQSIGEEPVWSEDGLTVRVKVKPWKWSNGETLSAENVLFWVNLMKVKGARYGEYVPGYFPDNLTDYGKVADDEVFFTFDKVYSKHWVLYNQLSTITPLPRAWDRTDAGPANASGDLADVEAVYEYLMAQQGNIVDEGNAHRTKWADSPIWSIVSGPWRLKSYTLEGVVTFVPNEHYSGPNKPYLDEFRQVPTFSDEEQYEMLKAGPDAENGIQVGYLPLSFATEPAIDPVVGGPNPLTEYTMFPQSAFCIRYISLNFNNPTVVGKMFAQTYIRQALQSSLDQDTAVRDIYQGYAYRQNGPVPMYPKTDYVSPRQREGAWPLPFSPGNAKALLEANGWDTSVTPAVCVRPGTGPGEAGAGIPAGTKLSILLRYVEGRPALTRVMENFRDAAAEAGIELRLEEVYGSILVAEDGPCEPTATTPCTWEMCCWNGGWAYHHPTGEILFSTKAGGNFGFYTDPKADELIERTVTSDDLDVLYEYQDYIANEVPVIFTPNFPIRLFEVANTLGGFGPINPYGMINPENWYYRD